GATACCCACAGGGGAGGATAAAGTCTGAGATATGCTCGAAGAAATCCCGGGAAAAGCAGTTTCCAGAAATGAGCTTATTGGTGTTCGAACTGAAGAATGTAAGCCTTGGATAGCCCCACTTTCAAGGCCATTAAGAGGGACTGAACCTGGTAATTACGATATTTATGTCAACAAAATGCAAGTCATAGCAAAAGCAAATGTCTAGAAAGTATAAGCTAAAATGCAGGAAACGCCCTGTAAATGTTGCGATTTTCACTCGGCCGTCCTGAAATATCAAAACCTATGCATTGGTGCATTACCCTCCTAAACTATAATACTTTGTCATCACTTTGCCCCCTACATAGGTTTTAGTATTTCCTGCAATTTTAGCCAAACGTACATGCCGAGACGATGTAGCATAATGCCATTTATGAGAAATATCAAACGACATACCAAAGCATCCAGATGGAGATTGGCTGGGACTCCCCTGCTTGTGACCCAAAAGATCTTCTTGTTCCAGCTCTGGAGGCAACGGCTGCGTCAAGCTGTTAGTAAAACGACAATGTTACTCAACAATGGTCCACATAGAGATCTAAAATGGTACTTCATAAAAGTGCTTataaaaatctttattttagaatttacgCTAGAAGAAAATACTTTTTAAGGAAGAGATAAAGAGAAGAGAGCTCTTTGGGAAAGTAATTATGTTATGGAAAGAACGATAAAAACAGCACTACTAAGCAAGTAAACACAAATGTAACTAGTCAGGCGGAATAAATAGGATGTCATAAGCCATGCAAATGTAAAATGATTAAAGGCTTGACACAAGGTCGGCAAAATCTTTAGCCCATTCATAACGACAGCTACGATGTAAAGTACACAAGCTTCTTTTCATGAAACGATAAGGTATTGTACAAAGCCAAATAAGCACAAAACTGATTGCTCACTAGTTACATGTGTCAATTAAACCTGTTAACTACTAAGCTGATCAAAGCCaagtaaataaaatttcctGTGTTAATGTTCGTGACTCGTGTTCTCCGTATCTAAAGATGGTTTAAATTTCCTAATACATCAAGCAAGTCAGTTTAAATGGAATTCCTAACAATAGATAAAACTTCATTTAGAAATGTAAAACAGACCATCAAATGCAACTATAATACTACCATAAAAGGAATTTAGCTAGAATGCTTTCAGAAACACGCGTGACTGGTTCTTCAGCTTTTGCACGTCAGATCAGCTTTGAGATCCACTTGTCGACCTCGTGATTCATAATCTACTGATACACATCAAGTTGCCTGTCAAATGGCTACTAGTGTGGATATCAACGCTGATCTCACGGTCGGAAAAAAGCAGAAACACAGGTCGCCTGGTTATTCTCGAAGCATTCTACGGCAACTCAATATAACACTCCGATTTTCCTTTTCTGTGCCAGCTTCAGTCCTTCCTACTCACAAAGATGAATTATTCTATTATTCCATTTCAAGGAATTAAGGATtcataatagaaagaaataattttcttagttTTTACTTGATGCTGTTGCTGACTTTAATAAGTGCTTTTGACATAATATTACCAACGGATTTCCATTACTCACAATAACCATAAAGAATTCTGTTTTTTCGCCAGAATATTCGTTCTTCATTAAACATTATCCTTTGAGTACACCGAAAATCTCTTTCCTATATGGCTATAGAATTGTGCCTAGGGTTTCTATTCAATACGAGGTTATCACATTTGGTTTAGGCCTAGACTTCAAGTGAATCAAAATCCATCGTCGTTATCGTTTTCCTTTCTGCATTGAGTATATTcttaatttggtttaaatatTTGGCCATGGTACATCAAGACTTAACAAAGTAATTGCTGCAAATTAAACAACCTTTTATCCGACATCTTCAGATAGGACCACTAGGAGTCTCAAATCGACTAAAAGCAAAAGAGACGTAAGATAATAATTATAGGTAAAAAAAGGAATATTGAATAAGCCATGATGCTAATTCTATTACAGAAGTAAATAGCACGGATAGTGGAATACTACCTATGGTTCTGATGAGAGAATGCCAATATGATTGAAACTGCATACAGCAGCAGCAAATTGCAGATACGGAGACTGATAATATCCATGGTTTGAAACACATGAATAAATTTTGCTTTCCGACCCCGGTTATTagatttctcttttattttagcAGCTTAGGCAATTCGGCAAACTCATAGTCAGGGATTACTTGCCGCTGCATGTCCTCAAAGTGATTAACCACAGGCACGATACGTGCCATTACATGATATGTTCTGACACTCGATACGGTCAGCATGGGCTTtgtattaagttatttttatatatagtaatgcaTGAGCAGATAGCGTGGATAGCACAGCAAAATCGGAATGCTGGGCACAGCACAGTTGGCATGCGCTCTCGGTATTGCTCAGCACAAAAGCTCCTGATCATGATAATCCTTATTTCTAACACCTTGATATATAAAGTTACATCTTATACAACTAGTACGGAAAACATATTAGCTTTGTCGATGTAACTTATCAAACAGATCCAGAaagcaaaaaaaggaaagaatttAAGCAATCAAAATTCACCCTATGAGGTAGTTTCAGGCAATTTCAGCCTGGCTTTAAAGCTAAGCATACTTTAGACAAAGTTTTAAGTGTGtgtctctgtgtgtgtgtgtgcatttATTTCAGCTTTGCATCATTTAGGACACTAGTTAAAATTGAGACATACTGAGACCAAGCATCCTTCATCAAGCCTAAAATCTCATTTCAACAAAGAAACTTACATCATGCTCATAGCAACTGAGagaaaaacaggaaaaaaaaagaagcatatcCAAGTAGATTTAACTACTGTGTTCTGTTTTGTGtgcatcttttttcttttatggttTGGTGTTTCCCTGTTTTGCTGTTTTTTGCACATGGCCAAATAGACTTATATAGGTTCCACAATTTTACGAAGATATGGCTCGAGTAGTCATGGAATATATAGGTTCCTGGTTTAGACCCTCTAAAAAATGCTTTACACTTTACAAAATCAGCCAAATTTTGGAGTACTGAAGAAAATGCCAAGACATGCATATAGGTTAAGCTTGGCTAGAAGCATTTAAATGCTCATAGGAATTACTTTAAAcaaagaagaaatagaagaataTAAATCTGgataaaccaaattcaagtgaCAAGACTCATTGAAATTATATCTAAAAGATTTGTCCAACAGAGCGacaaatacaataaaataaaaaaatgcctCTTGGATATGGAGcccatataatatttttattttccttcctatgggaatatatatatgcaagggTAAAACCATCAACAGCAACAAATTAACAACACCGACCGTAATTAAAGAGAAAACTAAGCAAATAAATATTAGCCATTGCAGCAATGGGAGTAATTTCTACCATTGGCAGGAGCGATCAAATAGCTTTGCAGCTAACAAAATTACTCTTTTTGGAGCATGTTATCAAAGGTGGAAGAGGAACATGGTACAGAAATTGCAATTATTTCTACTAAAGAGCGTCTGAATCAAACttctaattaaaaaagaaaccaGAATAATAAAATGCCTAAGAACAGAGTAAGCAAGTATGGTTTGATAATACCACCGTCTTGAACCTCCAGGGCGGCTAGGCTCGAGTTTGATTTTCTTCCCAGCAATATCACTCCTGTTTAGAGCACGCAGGGCAGATTCAGCTGCTCTCACATCATAAAACTCTATGAACTTGTGATGATTCTTGTGCGGAGTCTCCCGGATCTGTAACTCAAAGCCAAAGATTAGTTTCGCAAATGAAGTTAAATACCAGAATAAAgaaactaaaacaaaatttagatGTACAACCCCTGCAAGTTAATCCATTTGCATATAAACcctcaaaatttgaacttattTTTGCATATACACCGCGTACTTACAAAAGATGGCCTGTGAATTGGATGATTACTTAATAAGGGTGTTTCTATAAGGAACCGCAATTTCAAGGGGTATAAATGTAAATGGATAATTTGAAGGGGTATTTGTGTAAAAGACTGTAAATAAAATTACCTCTTTGATTTCGCCATAAACACCAAATATCTGACGAAGCTCGTCATTTGAAACAGATGAGTCAAGGTTAAATATAACAAGAGTTCCCTGGTTAATATCCTTCTCAGAGGGATTGTCCTAAACAGAAATAACTTCTGTTATTAAATGAGGGTGATAGGATATATCGATGTAGGAATCCAGATCAATATGCAGCAGCATTGTAACATGCAAATGATTATGACAGTCAAGCAGAATGAAAAGTAGCAGAGGGAAATCATCCATTGCCCGCATAAAACGGCTCCAACGTGAGAAACTGAGAATTATAGAGGAAGAGATAGCATTCACAAGTAATTATACATATTGGAAATGAAGTAGGAAGCAAATAAACCGGAAATTTTCTGAAATAAATGcataatagattaaaaaaaaattgcaactcAAGAAGCTGGATTCTTTCCTCACGAAACCAATAGCAGGGAAATAAAACAGTACAATAGTCAACTGATCTAAATAACGCATAAGATTTGTCAACCAAAAAAGGCAACTAGAAGACAGGTAAGATAGCTAAAGATAAAGTGAATATTAACATCTCAAATTATTTCATTGATTAAGGCCGGCATTCAACTTGTATCCAGAAATGGATCACTTCATTATAGTGATGCACAGAGCACCTCTGTTGGAAAAAGGACGGAGTCAGTTGAAAAGCAATACAGCAACTCCAAAGCATTTTACAGCTATTTGAAGGCCCTAATAATAAGGTGGCTACCTTGGGAATGGAATAGTGTATGTCAAGCCTCCGACGCCTCAATGGCTTGTTCTGAAGTGCCTTCATCGCATTTCGTGCAGCCCTTATATCATAGTACGATATCATCACGAAACCACGATGTTTGCAAGCAGTATAAAGTGTTCGAATGTCGCCATATTGCTGAATAGAAAAAGAGTGTAAGAAAAACTAAAAACGAAAGGCAAAAACTAAAACTGTATAAACTATGCGTAAGACAATATAGGGCTTACTTGAACTATATTACATCTTGAAGTGGATACCTGAACTTTAGGAGTTCTGATTTTACTGCCTACCTTTCAGTTCttttaatttaagaaaattcCATAAAAGGTTTTGTCAAAAATCAATGACTCACTGCCAAACAAAGTTGTGGAATATTCCACCAAGAAATAGACAATTCTGCAGGTTACAAATTAAAAGCTATAAATACGGTTAAGTTCTGAAGCAGAGGTACATAAAtcacaggaaaaaaaaactgaaattaaaaaaaaaaaaaatcaatggaGTTCAGGTATctgtttcaaaatttaaaaaaataaaatttagaaatctgtttaaaaaaattgaaaaaaaaattggaaaaaacaATTAAATTAGGTATCTGTTTCAAATTCAGTGCAGTTCAGGTGATTTCTGTATGTTTTGACCTCATATAGAAGAGCgttaagggtgtgtttgtttgggtgaaagtgaGGGGGAAGTGGAGAGGGGGGAAGTTGTTTACGCCGTAAACTatcacttccgttgtttgttttgtcGTAATTTTATTACGGCCGAAAGTCGAGTTCACCCAAAATAAggtaattgacttcgccctcccacggggcgaagtcaattccggtgaagtgCAAAGAGGCAATgtgatcaaatttggttaggtaagttttaatatattttttgtctaatttgtatgtttagaaaatgatgaaaaatgaatttgttaaatgttaataattttgtaactttagaattttatttgttgcattattataatttatatgcaaacaaataatataattttttaaaattttattttataattatacatctatataattatatacatatataattatattaatttttatttattataatttattattcactaagtaacaaaatagacaataatattACTTCAGAGGTAAGTATACTGGGGATGGAGAGCTgcactttttacgtcatctacttcctaccaaCAAACAACAAAACTCACAGAACTGTACTTtcacagttagaaacaaacagcggaagtgaattaattttcacctaaactccacttcaacccaaaatctacttccaccccaagtctacttacgttgaaacaaacatgccctaagagaaaggagaaaaagataagtaCCTCGAAGAGACTCTTCAACTCAGAATCTTCTACGTTGCTGTTAATGTTTCTTACAAAAAGAGTTCTTGAAGGGTGTTCGCCGAAAGGGTGTTCCCCAACAAATGGGCCGTTTATATTCAACACCCCTTTGTTGCCATTTACATTATCATCGGCTTCCAGCTCCATCCCTCCTCCAGTGCAGAATATATCGTCGTCAATATCATCTCCATTGTTGGGCCGATTAATATACCCAATATCATCAATAACACCAGATAATAAATCATCATCGTCAGGTAAGAGATTTCCAATAGTTTGAGCTTCGATTTCTTCCATCGACTCAAAAGGCTCCTCTTCAGCATAGTTGGAGTCGACAGTGTCAATAGACTGGCCAAGAAGAGCACTACTGGATGTTATTCtcactgcaaaaaaaaaaaaaaaatcataaaccAAATGGAAACTGTCATTAGGAGGGAGAAATCATCAAGATTAATAATCAGGTGTTACATCAATAAGTACTCTATCATAACATATTGCTTCTCTCAGAATATTCAGGatctaaaataagaaaaactaaTCACCGtcaaaactcacatttcttatCAAACATCTCAAAAAGGGAGTTTGAGAAATGCCCATTCTCATAGTGGAAGCCATTCGGATTCCGTTCTGAAAATAGAGCCGCAGCTTTGACCGATATATCGGAGTGGGATCCGAACTCGGCCTTCCAAGGAGCAGAAGACAAGTCGGCAATCGTCTCTCGCCCCATCAGACGATTGTCAAAGCTTAATCTAGATTTCTGATCTTTAAATATATAAGACTGCGGCAGATCTAGAGAACCCACTGCATTTGCACCGTTAGTGGGATTCAGCTTTTCTAGTGGAGAAGACGAAACCGATTTGCTCCCCGACATTAATGGCAATCCTTCTGTTCCTACAAATGAATTGAATCAATCATCAATAAATTAATGAACTCCCATCGCCTAAAGTGGAAGGCAGTAAGAAAATTATAGCATTTAATTGGTACATGTATGTAGTAATCTCCAACCCATTCCTTCCAAAATGGGTTCAAAGGCCTTATCTAGTCAAGCACTTGCTAAATTCGGATGGTGAGCCGAATATAACAAGAGTGACCATCCACAACACAGctttccagtttcagttaaacaTGCACAAGAGTGTAGTGGACAGGGGAATATGGTAATAGAAACCTACTAAAATGGTCTCCCCAAAGCTAAAGTGGTAGGCAGGGTGGTTTCAATGGAATGATCTGTAAAAGATTGACTACACAGAACATCAAAGAGACAACTTTTCATTGTAACTCAACTAAAAGTCTCTCAATCTAGTAAACATACAAGGAGCACTTCTCCACCAGGGCAATCTATGAGTCGTAAAAGATATTCTTGATAGATACAGAAAACAATCCGATAATTTAATAATCAACATGACCATAATAGGCAGGATCATATCTGACCAATATATTCCCCGCAAAGTCGACCtcgggacaaaaaaaaaataaaaaacagcaaAAAGGCGCAATCTTAGAAAAAGGTTAACACTCACCACAATGATCAGACATGGACTCCGGTTTCCAAAACCCGACTTGCCTCTGCGGAAAAAGGGAGAGGGATCAGTCCAAGGCCCCATTTGAGTAACAAAATTGGATCATCagaaaagtaataaataattaaattttgaaaaataccAAGTAATCAAAGAGCAGTAATTTATCATTTAAttgaaaaaagttaaaaactgatgcaaaacataattaaaattcagTGCGCTAGCACCCAATCACTGAACATGCAGTTGAATAAATGCACACTTTAAGAAGAAAACAATATGaacagtaaaaaaagaaaaggaaaaagaaaaaagaaaacttaaaaCTTACCTCAGTAGGGAAGCAAAGCTCctcagaaaagaaagaaagatgcctCTGATCCATGATTCCAGATGGCATCGCTTCTACACCACAGACCTGatcatcaaattttattttattttttttcataaataaatcaCGCTCAATTTGATCGAAATTTAACTTCAAACCGTTCAAAAGAGTAGAATTTTTTGAAACCACCAAACCGTGTTCAACTTCAACGGGATCAAAGCATTTCAGACGAATTTTTCAACAAAAAGAGCAGTAATTGTCCTCAGAACGAGCGATTGATCACTAAAATTTGGGAAAGTCACCAAAATTCAGCTAAAAATCGGGTTTTTATGGTATGAAAAAGCCTGGAGGACCGTAACAATTATCAGGGAAGGGGCTCTTTAGAGAAGGAATTTAATGCGAGAAGCTTTAaccaaaacttttaaattatactaAACCAAAACATCGTATAACGCTAATTAAAGCGCCACAAAGAGCGCGGTGATCACAGGAAAACCAAATCGAGCTCAATTCCCTCCAATTCCCCCAAAATTCTCCCCAAAAACCCCGAAAATCCCCCCAAAATCGAGCCATACCTCAAAATTCACCACGAAACGAGGCGCGGGGCCGCTGGATCTATCCGGAATTACGGGCTAAAGGGATCGAACCCGGGCGAGGTTTAAAAGCGAAGGAGCCGCGGAAACGAATGCGTGCGCCATACGGAAGCGGGCGGCGGAAGCGATCGACGCGAGGAGAGCGATCCCCCACGATTccccccctccctccccctTCCTTTTCCCCTCCAATGCAAGCAACCGAAGCCCTAATCACCCTCTCCTCCCCCCCATTCCCCCCCCGATCacacccctcctcctcctcctcctcctcctcctcttcttcctcgtcctcctcctcccccgacCCTGCCACCCCCCGATCGATCTCCCGAGCTCCCTCGCCGGAATCTAGGACTAATAAtacaacaaagagagagagagagagagagagagagagagagagagagagaggcgatgTAGGGAGAGGTGGAGATGGGttttatttagagagagagagagagagagagagagagagaaggggcgGAGCACCGTACCGGGTGGCTATAAACACGAGCGGGGGCGAGGAGAGAGTGGGAAACGGAGACGCACGATAACGGGAAACGGGTCGGGGGTGAAAAACATAACGCCGTTATCTCGCCCGTAACTCCACGGTCCACGCGCACGGAAAACGGAAACGGGTCGGCTCAAAACACCTCACGTTGGACAAACATTTCCCTGGACCTCGTTCACCACCTCATCATAGaaccttttttctttcaacGGCAATTCCTGCATAGTTATATTCCTACCAAATTCAACTTTATTGTctctataaaagttctaatatttttaaatatatacctgtcgttagaattcgttagaaaaatctAGTTgatcataggttaaatatttaactttgattaatttttgacatttttaccgttttatattatactgttatcgCTTTTGAAAggatatatatttatgatgacaaaattaaaattataaacagATCTCTAACGGTTCTTTAATGGTAGCAAACTAAAAAggacatatatgaaaatatcaggacttttgtagggacaacatataagttgaactttatagggatatattctTCATTCACTCTATTTGTAAGggcctgtatgaaattaattcaaaaaaatataaatgctttagtgtgtgtgtgtgtgtatatatatatatatatatatatatagaattaggctactatgctatctatagtaccggagcttcggtactatagtcttgttttcgatcttagggtgttcaaattaacgatccacaccgttaaatatgatgtagggtatatgaagttcttaagaataaaattttaatttttttcgacattttttacttaattaataaattatgtcaaaatagacggtgaaaattaaataatctataggacttttaaattcaagatcaataatgttaaccttaatctagatagtttaaagtattttctatcaaaatttgaagaaatttagatttttctacaccgttgaactccAAACCcgtcatagtagccattgaaaattgacaattttgaaatgacttgatcataaagtaaactatatcgaaaaaatataaaatttcatttctaaaagctgtaaatattctagatcagttttaacggtgtggaacgttgatttgaacatcctaaaataaaaaatgagacTATAGTAGTATAgaagactagctctctctctctctctctctctctctctctctctctctctctctctatatatatatatatatatagagtccaactatgatgcttgtaaaagtaccaaatatttggtgcttgtaagttttttactgttagatctactcctcgaaTCATTTTCAacaattagattatactattcaaccaaccacccattcaaccctaggggggtcCACAGCATCCTAatcgcatatctcttaatccaatggctaaaaatctacaagcaccaataacttagtacttttaaaaatataggagctcaattctctctctctctatatatatatatataaaacatgctTAAAAATGATGTAGTTGAGTGGGTgtaggtccacggtggaccagGGCCCAGGGAACACGTGGCCGGTGATATAGGTGTGCGCCGTAAACTAACCCCTCCCCCGATGCGAAATGACGAAAATGCCCCTGCGGCATCTCCTCAATGATTCGTCAAAGCCTCTTTTCACGGGTTTACCGTCACCGCACAGtcaaaaacacacacacacacgcaaaaagatgctctctctctctctctctctctctctctctgcgctTCGCGCCTTCATCTTACGAATTAGGTAGGGGCAATTTCgtcattttgcttttttttttttgagcccTTTtactttttacattttttttctggGCTAAAATTGTAAGTAAACCCCTCAATAATAATTAGGGTAAACATCAAACAtcacccctgtagtttcgcactttttcactttagtactctttgatttaaattgtatcaggtagtatcctgtggtttcatttttatcttttcgtcaactctttgttaatattttgttaaattatatacaaaaaaaaatttttagatatgcccatctatgtttatcgaatattcactttagtatcctttaattttaactttgtcgctgatttaacaaaaaaatttgtgaaattgataataaaaagagaaaaatgaaaccacagaataccaaattgatatactttaaaccacaggttggtaaagtgagaaattgcgaaGCCACAatgatggtatttgaagtttttacttttttttctgagcccttttactttttataattttttttttgtcaaaattgtAAGTAAACccctcaataataataattactttcGAGGGCAAAAAAAAGCTCAATTAAGCTTATGGTCCTCAAAACTTTAGGTTTTTAGtcctgaaattttaatttattaaaatttgttgttcaaattttttaaattattaaaatttaacctCAAAATTTGGGAACGGAAAGCtcaatttagcaaaaaaaaaaaaaaaaaaattctcaaactcatttttaatttaaattattctgtttagtatatttgaatttttttagttattaattgttaattagTTCAGctttatttatcaaaaataataaaaaaatattaactttgtTCAAAGCATTAGTAAATCAGataaagattttaatttatttaactaaacttaataaacttttaaaaagtaaaatttaatttaataaaaactaaaattggGTGGTGTATATTaaagttctaatttttttttggttgaaaattgttataaatacttAGTTAcgctaaaaattttattaaattaaaatttattacttgCTAATTATTATTTGGTCCATCTAGTCACTAAAAAgtggtttaaatttaataaatttattgatgataaatttgataaaatttttaagatatcTCATGAAAATTATCTTGTTTTgcaaacaaaaacaacaaaataaaaaaaataacattgaGGGATCTATTTCAAATATTCGCTTGTTGAGTGGTCTCTAtaaattttggccctttttttttaaaaaaaaaaccctcatgGCCCCCACTAGGGTTACAGGGAATTAATTCTCAcacaagttaaaattttaattaatttcaatcaaTTTATTAGTCACCAATTACTAATTGGTCCAAATTTATTAGTCACTAAACCATgattcaaaacttcaaaaataattaatatgtaaaaaattacaaataaatatgataaaattgttaatttataTCTGATTAAAATCACATAATTCTTAAAGAATTTCCTAAAAAGGTGAGGACCCTTTTTCGAAATATCCTAAAGTCGAGGggggtctctatacattttgacttttttttattattaaaaaaatccaCGTGGGCCCCACCCGGGTTTCAGGACACGCCGAGGATAAGCGTAAAGTACATGCTCGGGGGAGGCGAAGCACGTGGGGCCCACGAGCAGTTATAACCGCGGGACGCGTGTCGCGTTATGATTGGTTAAAAGACTGTTTCCTGTTCCGGGAGACAGAGCTGCGCCGTTCGTCCACGTGGCAGCGCCGAGGAGGAGCGTAGCGCAGAGCCCCGAATGCACGGTCGTGATGCGTCGGATCAACTCCTGATCGTACGGCtgggataaattttaaattatttaattggtATAAAAAAAGCGATTGTTTTTTGGGTAGGTCACGGGTTTAAATCGAAGATTCGGAGGAATCAAACTGCAGGATACGGCGAATCAACGTATTCAACGCCGAatttaattaccaaaataataataaggatatttttACATAAGCccctaatattttatca
This DNA window, taken from Ananas comosus cultivar F153 linkage group 21, ASM154086v1, whole genome shotgun sequence, encodes the following:
- the LOC109726240 gene encoding protein MEI2-like 4 isoform X2, translated to MPSGIMDQRHLSFFSEELCFPTERQVGFWKPESMSDHCGTEGLPLMSGSKSVSSSPLEKLNPTNGANAVGSLDLPQSYIFKDQKSRLSFDNRLMGRETIADLSSAPWKAEFGSHSDISVKAAALFSERNPNGFHYENGHFSNSLFEMFDKKLRITSSSALLGQSIDTVDSNYAEEEPFESMEEIEAQTIGNLLPDDDDLLSGVIDDIGYINRPNNGDDIDDDIFCTGGGMELEADDNVNGNKGVLNINGPFVGEHPFGEHPSRTLFVRNINSNVEDSELKSLFEQYGDIRTLYTACKHRGFVMISYYDIRAARNAMKALQNKPLRRRRLDIHYSIPKDNPSEKDINQGTLVIFNLDSSVSNDELRQIFGVYGEIKEIRETPHKNHHKFIEFYDVRAAESALRALNRSDIAGKKIKLEPSRPGGSRRLTQPLPPELEQEDLLGHKQGSPSQSPSGCFGSVPLNGLESGAIQGLHSSVRTPISSFLETAFPGISSSISQTLSSPVGIASINNHNNHSVHSELSHSLGQMNLGFHGLPGFHPQSLPEHHNGITNGITNGIAYNSNAMSATGSNINVRPSEGMDNRIFHKVGSGSLNGHSFDHNEGAFAMSGSGSCPLHGHQYMWNNSSAAFPHHPAPPILWPNSPSILNNITSHPPPQMHGIPRAPSHVLNSALPLPNHHVGSAPTVNPSLWDRRHTYPSESADAPAFHPASLGNIAFPGSPQLHPLEMATRNIFPHAGGNNCMDPIVSPAHVGIPSPQQRNHMFHGRNPLIPMPSSFDGSSDRLRSRRSDSTANQADNKKQYELDIERIVRGEDSRTTLMIKNIPNKYTSKMLLAAIDENHRGTYDFIYLPIDFKNKCNVGYAFINMVDPQHIIPFYQTFNGKKWEKFNSEKVASLAYARIQGKAALIAHFQNSSLMNEDKRCRPILFHSDGPNAGDQEPFPMGPNIRSRSGRARTSTNEESQQENSLASANEEASCSGTETASASTKDLE